In the Cytobacillus luteolus genome, GCTGTTAACCGATCGGTCGCAGGTTCGAGTCCTGCCTGTGGAGCCACTTGCTTCCATAGCTCAGTAGGTAGAGCACTTCCATGGTAAGGAAGAGGTCATCGGTTCAATCCCGGTTGGAAGCTTATACGAATAGAATGGCCCCTTGGTCAAGCGGTTAAGACACCGCCCTTTCACGGCGGTAACACGGGTTCGAATCCCGTAGGGGTCACCAAAGTTTTTTCGCGAAGCGAAAATAACTGTCCTTAATTTCACAAAGTGAAATGAACGCAGCATAATTTCTTAAATAGAATAACTTTCATTATATTGGAGGATTAGCTCAGCTGGGAGAGCACCTGCCTTACAAGCAGGGGGTCGGCGGTTCGATCCCGTCATCCTCCACCAACGTTTTTTCGCATAGCGAAAATAACGTCCTTAAAAAAACACATAATATTATTACTTTCATAATTTGCCGGTGTAGCTCAGTTGGTAGAGCAACTGACTTGTAATCAGTAGGTCGAGGGTTCGACTCCTTTCGCCGGCACCATTCCATTGTGGAGGGGTAGCGAAGTGGCTAAACGCGGCGGACTGTAAATCCGCTCCCTCCGGGTTCGGCGGTTCGAATCCGTCCCCCTCCACCATTCTTATTTACTTTCATCAATGGGCTATAGCCAAGCGGTAAGGCAACGGACTTTGACTCCGTCATGCGTTGGTTCGAATCCAGCTAGCCCAGCCATTTTTATTATAAGTGATAAGCCTTTTATTAGTACGAGCCATTAGCTCAGTTGGTAGAGCAATGAGCGATGCATCTTGAATAATCTACGAATTGTACTCATCGAGCTGCTACTTGCATAAGCTTCCTGAGATGAGGACACGAATAGATGCTCTTGCCTAAATTGTTTATCAAGACGTTAACAAAAGTAATATCTCATTTATTAGTACGAGCCATTAGCTCAGTTGGTAGAGCATCTGACTTTTAATCAGAGGGTCGAAGGTTCGAATCCTTCATGGCTCACCATTTTTTTGCGTTAGCAAAAAAATAATATATACTATATGCGGAAGTAGTTCAGTGGTAGAACACCACCTTGCCAAGGTGGGGGTCGCGGGTTCGAATCCCGTCTTCCGCTCCAGGAAGCACCTGGGGCCTTAGCTCAGCTGGGAGAGCGCCTGCCTTGCACGCAGGAGGTCAGCGGTTCGATCCCGCTAGGCTCCACCATACATACAACAATTCAACCTTAAATCCTTTGATTTAAGGTTTTTTTATTTTTATCGAATCAACCTCCCTGTATGTACCTAAAGACCTTCGTATATATATTCACATTGTTGTCGAGTTGAGTCATTGCCCTATTTGACGATAAAATAGAGGAAAGGGAAGGGGAGGAATACCAGATGAAGAAAAAACAGATTTCAATTATTGGAGTACCCATGGATTTCGGACAAATGCGACGTGGTGTCGATATGGGGCCAAGTGCTATTCGTTATGCGGGTGTTGTAGATAGATTAGAAAACTTACATTATGAAATTGATGACTTAGGTGATATTGAAATTAGTAGACCCGAGAAATTAGATAAACTCTCAGAAGGGAATCTAAGAAATTTAAAGGCTGTTGCTGAAGGTAATACCAAACTAGCAAAGAAAATTGATGAAGCTATCAATGCTGATACATTCCCACTTGTTTTTGGTGGTGACCATAGCATTGCAATTGGAACTTTAGCTGGAGTTGCAAAACATTACAATAATTTAGGTGTGATTTGGTATGATGCACACGGAGATCTTAATACAGCTGAATCATCACCATCAGGCAATATTCATGGAATGCCTTTAGCGGTTAGTTTAGGTCTAGGCCATCCAACTTTGACTGAAATTGCTGGATATGGTCCTAAGGT is a window encoding:
- the rocF gene encoding arginase, with protein sequence MKKKQISIIGVPMDFGQMRRGVDMGPSAIRYAGVVDRLENLHYEIDDLGDIEISRPEKLDKLSEGNLRNLKAVAEGNTKLAKKIDEAINADTFPLVFGGDHSIAIGTLAGVAKHYNNLGVIWYDAHGDLNTAESSPSGNIHGMPLAVSLGLGHPTLTEIAGYGPKVKPENIVIIGARSLDEGEKILIKELGIKVYTMHEIDRIGMTKVMEETISYLKDRTDGVHLSLDLDGLDPHDAPGVGTPVIGGISYRESHLAMEMLAEAGVITSAEFVEVNPILDERNKTASVAVALMGSLFGEKLL